AGGAGCTGTGAATCAAAGAACCCAACCACCACCGCCACCCTGAGTCGATGCTATGTAGCCAGCTAGCTCAAAGCATGCAGAGTCAACGTTACAACACGATTAACAACCCTGATTTGGAATTTGAATCAGTCCGACGAGTTATGGCGTATTTTCGTCGCGGTGGAGGGGAAACTTGGAGGCGTATTCCCAGGGCGGTGCTCGCGTGACGAGGGTGAAGAAAGGCTAGCAGGCTAATTAGCTAACTCGGTTAGCGGCTAATCAGTTAGCTACCCAGTAGGGAGGGGGGCTTTTGAATTATCAGTTTAAATGTTATAAACTATGCCAAATGGTCATGGAACACATTGATGTTTAATTGACAGCGCGGCTTCCCCCCTACGAGTCgcgaatatatttttttaccgtGTTATATCCAATTGGAATGACTAGGTTcgccattttgtttccacCATACCCGCAGATCCATGTGAACGGCGGCACCGACGCTGGGGGTGGAGGGGCGACCCGGCTAGGGAGGAGGAAAGCCGGGGGGGTTCGTGCCTCGAGCGAGGTGAGAGGCCGATGccgaaaaaaaagaacaaaacaaaacttaccATCGTATCGCTCCGCTTGCTCGGCAAGCTTCGCTTGGTAAACTGCGTCCACTCTGTCCGCCATGGTGCTCGGCTATGCGGTGGTGGAGGGGAAGGGGGTGCTCTtcgaaaaaaggaaaagtccCGGAGGgggggaagagagagagagagacaaaaagGGAGGACTTGTCGGGGCCACTTGGTGGTTTCTGGCGACGGAGTAGCAACAAGCAGCACGGTCCCACGGCAAATATGGCGTCGGAGCAACATCCGGGAACCCTGCGCGTCTCCACCCTCCTCGGCATGAAACAAACGCGACACTCCCCGGCGTCCACATGACCACACTGCATTACAAAAATGCGAAATCAATCGATAAATGTCGTATTAATGACGCCACACCGCGACGAGTGAATATATCGTATGATTTCAAAGAAACTCTACAATTCGGCTTTCGTACTTTAAGAGAAAAGTGACCATTAAATGCGTGAGAGTATAAGTAAAATTTGCGTTGAAAATGCTTTCGTGCGCCATTGTCTTCTAGTTATGACGTCACGTTTTAGGGGCGTTTAAAGCCAGGGTTAGGTGATCAAAATGGGTTTCTAGCCCGAGTTTGTTTTTACTGTGTTGCACACATTTCAAGAGCTTTAAGGACAGagttaaaatatttcaaaaccaTTGTTTGGCTGTAACAAAGTAAGGTTACAAGTCAGAGATAGGGTTTCTGTCACtactagaaaaacaaaacaaaaagctcaaACTATCCATATCTTGGtacattgactttttttattgactaggtatattattaacacataacacatacagaaaaataaaacataacctgaaatatattttcataacATTTTGACataatgtacaaaataaaatgggtaATCTGTCTGTGGTCCATAAACAGTGGTGTGGAATGGTACAAATCATTTAGTTCTCTGCAGGGAAAGATGTTTTGATCTTTTTGGGGGGCCTTAAAAACTTTCGGAAGGAGTGAAGGACTTAAGGTGCATGTCAACAGTTTCATAAGTGGTTGCTTCGGCATTCACGTGTGAGTTACAATAATCCCATTTAAGATGTTTTACCCAAGGCTACAATGAAAGTTTAGGAATCagagcttgtttttttcccgttttttttttttaacactttcAGCATTTAGCAGCATATGTCTACCTCTGGAAATACACAAAGCAGTATTATGGCCACACCTTATACATCTTTCAGTGTAAAGTTACAAGTTTACTCTTCCAATATCAGGTATATCCTCGCAATATGGCTTACTTCGCATAAAAGGAAGACTCTTGACAGATAAccaacatgtttttaaatcgtattttctttttcaaagattCAATTACCATACATGAATTAATGATTTATCATTCATTCTATGAAATGActtattacatttttgttttttgcaaaaaGGCAATTAGCACGTATGCCTTGAATGTAGTGTAGCTTTCTGCTCATTTGTAGTGTGGCCCGCAATATTTGGGTCAGAAATGTCTCAGATGGTTCACAGTCTTAACGCAATGTTTGTAGATTCGAttgagttttaaaaaaacaaaaaacatacacacaaacataaagACAGAGCAATACTGAGCGGAAAGTAAACAGTAAAGTGTAGTCTCAGATCTTGAGGTCAAGTTTGCTTTTTTCATTGTTGCTACCAGAACATTGGCAACCATTTGGGAATACTtcccagatttttttgttcatttgaaatgaaagcagCTAATGCTAAATAGCTCAAATAGTTAATGAGCCTCATTTGGTTTCTGGCTAAATGCAGGATTGACATTTGACTACATTTACTTGATCAAaacagaggaagaaaagggACTAAATTTGGCATCACACATCTCAAGCAGTCACAGAGAAATTTGACATCAAGATGCATAAATGAACTGCTACCACTTCCCAGATTATTTAGTGTAGCAAGATAAAATGCTGGGACAGTAcatgcaacattttttgcttttttgttttagccaGATGTCGCATTTCCATGATCAAATACAGTGGAAGACAGCAGATAAAACCTAGACATAAGAATGTCATTTGGAAAAGTTTCAAAATTTACATCTCAAGGTATCATGCCTCAACTCGCAGATTTTTGTTCAGTTATTTTAACACAGCGAGGAAACGCTAGGTAGCTCAGATAGTCAGCCCAACTTTTTCTGGTTCCAGTTGGGTGCTAAGAGAATTGTAAAACGTAAGACTAAAGTTTGGCTAGGATGCTTCATATTTGGTGTcacaaagaaaaggaaattaaaaaaaaaaaatcagattgCTTCTGTTCATTTAACTGAGGAAGCTAATGCGACAAAGCTAAGACACTTAACACTAGTTTGGGTTCTGGTCCGACAAGGCAGTGGCATTTGACcacattcaacaaaatgtaacaatttGAGAATTGTTAATGAATGTTGTGAACTCCTTTTCCAATGCCAGAGTTGTATTAAGCCAAATAATGTAATGCCACTACATCGCTGTTTGTTTGTATGGATGCAGCAGCATGGCCTAGTTTCCTTCAGaccatcaaaataaaataaattggctATCAATGATCGATGAGCTATCCCTAAGATGGATGTGTAAACATTCACTTTTTGGTTTGCACATGTAATCAGGGCTTAATACGACATTACGGGCAGTTTGGGTTGAGAATTAATCATGGGGGAACGtaacctaaaaataaaataggttCATTCATATAccttatcaataaaaaaacatgtacaaaATTAAAGTGTTATCTCATTTTGGATTTGACTGTTAACCACGACAACCACAGTAATCAGGAATAATTTTCGCTGTTGTCATTCCAATGAGCTTTGGCGTCCATCAAAGAAGAAGGCGTTCAATCTCAGCTCGTCCGCGTCGGCCTTGAGGGCCTACGACCAGTTTAGCTTGTAGGTTTGCTTTGTAGGTGTGTGCTTCTGTAGtttggtgcgtgtgtgtgtgtgtgtgtccctccactgacacaaaaatacacaagagGCGGGTCCCCGGCGATGAGCTTTCCTCAGCTCTCGTCATCCGCCTGGTGTTGTTCCAGCAGTCGCACGTGGGTGAAGGGGAAGTGGCCGCGCTTGCCTTTGCACTCGCCCTCCCACTGGCCGTTCACGTTGATCTTGGTCACTTTCACCATGTCACCCACCTGAGGAAACAAAggacaaaaaacatgcatcatCTGACATGATTGCAAGGCTAAAGATGTGCTCGAGTGTCTGTACAATCGTCTTGGTGAGGCAATACAGTAGCGTAAATCTACATGATCACCCACACGGTGTCATTTCGCCGGTGGCCAAAATGCATTCAGGTGGCAGACCAAGCACACTTAGCAGTGTTTGATTTCACCATCACGCCAGCCGAATGAGTTATGCTCTCGGGCCGTGGCCAGTTTCATCCACAGTGACAACAGTGGCAACTTAATGGTCAGGCTTGTCAACCTGTGATGGGACCGCAAAACATTGCAACTGCAGAGCTCATTAAGCGACATGAGCGATTGAGAGGTGGCTGTATGCAAAGCAGGGACAGGAAGAGAATCATTCAGGGAACTATTGGGTCCCAGAATGCTTTGCTCCCCTGGGCTGCACAATGAGATGCTCCCGTTACAATGTACAGAGTGTCGCATTCATACGCTCATCAACAGCTCGCATTTGTAAAGCCACTTTTGTGCGAGTGCACACAGGCGTGACGAGGCCGTCTAGCGGGCGACGCGATCTCGGCTTGAGGCGAACAAGGTCAACGGTCAAAGTCAGGGATGGCCCGTACTTTGGGGAACggataacataaaaaaaaacgttaccTCCAGAGCCAGTGCCGTCTTGTCGTAGGCGTTGGGCACCCTCTTCTGAATGGCCCGGGCGTAAACCGGCCCGTTCTGTAGGTTAGGCAGCTGGGTGGCGACCACCGGTTGGGCGTACTGGCCCGGGTCGCCCAGGGCTTGAGGCGGCCCCGTTCCATCAGCGCCGACCACCGTCCCCCCAACCTGACCCGCTTGTCCCGTGCCCCCAAGCGGGGCACCGGGGCCAGCCGCCGTGGGCGAGGCGGGCCGGTACTTCTCCACGTAGGGGACGGGGATCATCCCGGCACGTCCCTCCTGGTTGGCGGCGCTCCACCACTGCTCCTCCGGCTTCTCCAGCACACGCAGGATGTCGCCCTTGCGGAACGGGAGGTCCTCGTCGTCGTTACCGAGGAAGTCAAAGAGCGCCCGGACAAACTCCACCTCCTCGCTCTGCTGCGGGGGCACACCGGCGGAAGAGATGAATCCCATGTGCTTGGATTTGGTGATGGGCTCGATGAGGGTGGTAGTGTCCAGGTAATGGATCTTGTAGAACTCCAACAGGGCCGGCAGGGCCTCGAACTCCTGATCCCCGATGCGATACCGTGGAGGAGCCACACCTGGCAAACAAATGGTGGCTTGGTTAAgaacataaaaacataaaatgatggGAAGGcagaaaatgagcaagaaaaagGGCAAAGGTTGTGTAATAAAGAGCCTTGAATGTGGTGGCATTAATAGTCAGAAGCCGGGCTGTGCGAGTGCGCGACGAGGCCGGATGACAGACATTCCACGGAGGCCGATGTGAGCAGTCATCCCCCACACTCTATTCCGGTTGTGACTGAATAGCCTGCCCTTttccattcaaaaaaaaaaaaaaggggggaagCTTGCAGCAGTTAGCAAAGCAGGCTGCCCAGCCCACATCCCTAATTTTGCTTGCCTCCGTTCCGTCCATTCATTTCCTCATGAGGGCTAAGAGGGGAGATTCACCCAcgactggtcaccagccaatcactGGGCAAACGCAAGCATTCACAATTTAGCATCTTAAATTGGCAGTGTGACCAAATTGAATTTACACAAATGCCACTTTAGCACATAGTCAAATTTTATTACAATTCAAAACACAGTATGATTGCTTAGTTCATGCTCAAGTCTACAGGTGATCATAACTTAAATAAATTCTTGATTGGTTGCCGGCAGAAGTAAAAACTGCACTAAGAAATTGACCAAATCTAACTTTTCACAATTCACAGATGacgcaatttattttttgtgcatCTTGTATTCATGTACGCAAGTGACCACAATGCCTTTAAACTTCACTACTaccattatttttacatttgtacaATTTACACTTTCCCCCCGTGCCATGCTAATGTCGGCTACAAGCTAGGTCCCCCAAATCGCCACCTACAACTTCTCGTTTATATTGTACTTGTGCAATTAACGTGATTTTACAGGGTCCGAATTGTAAACAACACACTCAAAAAACAATATGACAGTGTTTTCGGGAAATATAGGCGCTCCGGCGGTATTAAGTAGTCAAACGTGTTAAATCGGACTTTCCACTACGGCGGTTTCGTCCCGAAGGCGGAGCGACGGGGGCCACAGCCTAGCAAGTCGGAcggcattttaaaaatagttaAGAGTAGATCAGGAAAAGAGGGAGTTGGAAGCACAAAACACAAGGAAGTAGCGTTACCTGAGCCGGATAGTCTGTTAGTACTGATGCTGTTGATGATATAATGGGACACTTTGGAGTTTTCGGACACGGACAGCACGTAGTCCCCAGGGCTGGTTATGGAGTCCCTCACCAGGAAAACGCCGTGCCTCTGCCCCTGCAAGAGAGAAACGGCTTCCTGGCGGCTCAGCCTGCCCCAGAACCAACTCGCACGGTCTTCGGCGTCAAAATTACCGGCCATGACTGAACAATGAACGCCCCGAGGCTTGAGGCCCTGTTCCCCCCTTCGCCTCTAACGCtcactctctttttttatccGCAACTCATACAAAAAACTTTGGGTCAGGGACGCTCCCCCGGCATTGAAAAACGGTGGACTATCACGACTTGAGGCGGGTTTTCGCGAGCAACGAAGACGCAGGAAGGCTTTCTGCGTTGTCTAAAGGCTTGTAGACGAGTGTTTGGTGTGataaatgacccaaaaaagcCCCAAACTAATGTGCAACAAGAAAACTCCCGGACTGAAATGGCGGATCTAGGGAAAAGTTGACCTCATCTACCGGAAGGGATGCCTGGTCAATGGGAAGGGGTGCGTTCACAAGCCTCTAGGAATAtcggaaaataaaaatagttcgTCCAGATTGactatttaaaatgaaaactcCACACTATGGGGTTTTGGTTGCGTCAACCAAAACGTGTACATCACCTTTCCTAAAGCATATTGAAATCACTAATAtatggtgtacctaatgaagtgaccTGTGAGGGCACAATCGAAGACACGCCCGTGTAAACGCCAATGTTTTAATTTGGCCAGTAGGTGGCGACATGCAAGCTGTCATCAGTCACAGTCTGCCTCACAATAATGAAGctctgggtttgaatctcagcTGCGACCTTCCCTGGATAGGCTCTCGCGATTTCGTGACTGTAACATTAAGcgcaatagaaaatggatagatggataaaaaataaaaagaaatctaaAATGGAAAACTGAAAATAGCTTTATTTTGACACACTGCAAAATGCATCTCATGCTATTCTAGAGCATGTCCACGTTGGATTTGCACATCTGCATCAGCAGTTGTGACAATTGTATTGTTAAATAGTGGGCCTTAGCTTCAAAAGTCCCTTTTGTAAACACCGCAACAGCATACGAGACCTACCAAACATGAACACTTGCGCATTTCCTTATTCTTCGGTATGATTATATGTGTGTCTTTGCAGTTTTCTCTGATACAGAGTTACAGTAGTTACTCAAAGGTCTTCAGGTGGTTGTAAAGGGATTGGACGTAGGTGAACACGCACATGGGGTCCGGTTTGTCGCCCATCTCCAGCATGTCGTCCACCTCGATCAGACGGAGACAGTCGGCCTGGGTTCTGAGAGGGCAACGGTGGTTGGGTCAATAAAGACCAGCCATTGGTTGGAATAGTGCCAGTCGTGTTCCTACATCCAAACCGAGATGACGAAATAACTTACTCTGCCGTGGTGAAAGCCATCTGCAGGTTTTGCTTGCGGTTGGCGGGGTTCAGCGTGTTGTATTCGAACTCCAGCGGGAAAAAGGAATGGACCAGGGCGCAGAAGGCCATGCCGTCGCTCCAGCTCGAGGAGAAGTTCTGGATGTCGATGTTCTGCGGGAtgaacatttatttgcaaGAGTTTCCAAAGATGCGGAATTACAATTACTGACTTTTGTGTTTGAGTGTTTTGTGAAATAGGGGAATTAAATCAGAACCATCTCAACGGAGCATCCCAATTTTTGTACCTTGTAGCCGATGGTTTTTGAGCGGCACCACTCCAACAGGATCTGCTTGATACCACTGGCGCTGGAGACACCAAAGCTCTGGGAACGCTTCAGCTTAGGCTTGGAATCCTTGGGCCTGTCcaatcaaaatgcaaatacCCTGGCGTCATAAAAATCACAGACAACCATCACCAGCTAGCTATATGTCGTCAATGCTACAAACTTGATGGGCTCGGAGTTCATCCTCTCGAAGAGGGCGCGTTTGGCTTGAGCTCCGCCAGCACGGGGAAGCGTGTTCGACTTGCTCACATCTTGCTTCGCCTCCACTGGAGGGGAATTGGCTTTCctggagaaagagaaaaacaaccacGTCGACTGGAGATACAAACAGCAACAGAGGAAATTGACATCAGTCAACTTACTTTTCGAAACTTGGTGCGAAACCTGGTTTTATAATTGATTTGGAGGGAAGTAACTTTTctaaagagggaaaaaaagtatttactgTTCAGAAGTAATCAAATCCAAAAGTAGTAGATACAAAAGAGAGATCCAGATGATGAGGATGGGATTGCCTGCCCGTTTTTTTACCTGCCGGTTGAGGAAAGCTGACACTTCTCTTCAGAATCGGACTTGGCGTCTTGAGAACTGGAGCTGCAAAGCAAAACGTGAGAGGAGGCCTTCTTTGAAGATTGGATGGGAGCTACCTCTCTTGAAGGGGTAGTCCCCAGGTTTCACAGGTTCCTGGGATGCAATGGCTGAAGCAATGGGTGGCGACTCTACGCCGCTTTGAACCGAGGTGGAGAGACTCGATTGGGACTTGACCTCGCTCACATCTAATCATAGCAGCCGTTTCAGAAAGAAAGCCAACAACTCATACGGCATACAGTGTTTTGGTATGGACCACTCACCGCGTCGAAATGGATACTCTCCTGCTTTTTGGGACAAAGATGGAGTCTGAACACTTTTGGGTGCAGGAGATGTGTCGGGGTTGCTTCTGCTGAGAGGAAGATGGGATGCAAGCTCCTTTGAGCCACCTGACAGAGGAAATACAAATGGcgtcatttcattttgactttagTTGTGAACATTGATCGTTCGAAACGATTTGGAGCAGCAGGagtgaagaaaatcaaactCACTACTTTTACTTTTGATTGTGGTTTCTGTCGTGGTTTTAAGAACGACCGGAGCTTCAGAGCCGACTCGAGTCACTGCGCTGATGGGAAGATGAGGTTCGGTAGGGCTGTCAAAGTTTTCCTGGACTGGATGCATCCAAAGATGGATTTAATCAACAAATATATTCAAAGTGGTGGTTGCGGGAACTCACCTGACATGGCACTGGTTCTGGAAGTGACAGACATGTGGGACTGGGCTACACATTCTAAAAATGATAAGCAAAGTTGAGGATGTTAATGTGAttatggattaaaaaaaaaaagaaaaaaaagagggggggtGCTCACCTTGCTTCCTGTTCTGTAGTTCCGCGGAGCCAACGTGCTTCTCTGCCGAGGCCCCCATTCCCTATTTTGGGAGACAACATAACATcccaaatttggattttgtttccatatgaGTCTATGAAATTCATGATGGCAATCGATTTTACAAGCAAGCAACCTGACTGGCTGTGTGATGATCATTTTGCAGCTGTCGTGCTGTCTATTTGCGTGCGGGCCTTAGCAACGCGACAAGGCGACTATTGTTGACTGTTTACGTTCCGGGGTGTATCCCCTGTCATTGTGGACCACCGTGGCATTTTAAAACCActtgtgcaaaaataaactcagAGATGACAGCAATGGAGCCCACCGTCATGGTTCATGTTGTTATTTGACACGGTTCAAGGAAGAAACCACTGAAAAGGATTTGATTTTCTgaattattattctttttgttgttactACAtcaaaattagattttttttgcctcatactgagcacattgaatgcagctgAAAGATTCTCCTAGCTGACAGCTGAGGCCATGCAAAAACGAGAGACTATTTTCGATGTGGTAATCGGCCCCGTTTGCAAGAGTTTCCTTTCTGTCCATGCGTCCCGATATAGCCCTAAATGGATGCTTTGCAAAATCAGCGGGGAGCAAGCGCCTAAGTATGTCACCCTGAAACGCGGCCTTTATTTGCATCCCCCTCAGCCtgctcccctttttttttgctttctggcAGATGTCATAAGCAGACCCCCAATCTGTCAACTCGCCACCGGGATGGGAGATTAGCGCCTGGTTGATGTGGGGGCTTGGCGCTAGCCTCGGTAGGATATCACACTCTGACATCTGTAATCCATTTAAAACCCGAGCCCGGTCCACCTCTGCGAACTTCTTGGAAGCGCATAAACGCCAGCGTGCCCTCTTTATGCGTCTCGTACGCACGGACGGTGTTTGGGAAAGAATACGGGGGAAACCGATACGGAGCACATGCCCAGCCCGACCAGGCCGCTCTGGACTGCAAAGCGTGGAACCAAAAATAGCCTTGACCTTTTGGCGGCGATAATAAATCGAGTGCAAGCGGCGGTAGGGAAGAGTGTCAGGATATAATCGCGTGAAATGATATTACTGACAAGAAGAATGACAACTTCAAAGAGGTGACGTTTCACTTCCTCCCAATCGTACTAAATTGTTCTACACCACTGGACCTGGTTTCAATTGGGTGAGCGGGATTACCTTTGAATACTTACATTAAGTTCCTTTGTTCTCCATGGTGGTAGGGTTCCAGATGTAGCCAGAGCCACCTGGCCCCTCTGGCCTCCCTGGTTCCCATAGCGCATCTCCTCCTCCACGAGCCCATTTCCCAAACCTTGTTCTTTCTTCTTCGCATTGGTGGGGGAGTTTCTGTCAATTTGCACCCCAGCGAGAGACTCTACCAGGCGGCTGAGGGCCTCTAGCTTGGAGCGGAGCTGCAGGTTTTCCTCCTGAAGCCTGCCCACCGCCTCGGCCATGGGCCCGCTGGAGGCGCTCATCTCCTCAATGCGCCGTTCCATGCGCTGTTTGAACGCGCTCACGTCCATGTGGACTTCCCTTACGGCCGCTTGCAAGGTAGTATTGAATTCATCCAGGGCCTTGCTGACCATTTTCTCCTCGGCACCCTTTGCGCCTTGGTCCATGGCTGTCTAGAAGTACCGGGTTGGAGTCCAGAAACAAGAGTTCTCTTGATGTTCTTTTCTTCTCCAATGGAAATTCTCAGCAGATACCTGCGGTGtccataataataatccagCAAGGACACTTTAGAAAGATCGCAAGGAGTCCTTACCCATTAAGGACCCTGGACGTCTCTCAAAATAAGTCTTCTCTTTCCCCTCTAACTTGATCTTCCGTCTCTGTAATGGAGAAAGGTGCAGATAAATAAGTGTCACTGGGAGGGCGACGACAAGGTCTGGCAATCAAATCAGATTTGCAACCGGGTATAATCTTAACAAACCTTCGGAAAGAATCTTGTTGTTGTCCCATCCTCTTCCAGTCTCTGCTAGTGAGTGTTTCTCTCAGTTCCGCCAGACGCTTGTGCCATCTGTGCTTGAGCGCAACAGGTTTGGCTATGTATTTTGGGACGTTAAGGTGGGGAAGGGGGGGTTAGGAGGGGCTTGTATTATTTGTGTGGGGGTACTCTTAGCAACTGGTGATAAGACactagatcaggggtgcccaatacgtcgatcgccaagccactattggtcgatcgcgtgatattaaaatgtttttcttttttttttgcacttgacgcgtgtacaaacaacggcgctaacaacacaacacaaacacgctagctcgtgagttccctccaattgtcagaaccctgtttttctcttaaacttaagaaagggtataaaaatgagtggggcagctggccatcgtaagaagtatcactttcatagggaatgggagtaggacttttttttcacgatgacatatatatatatatatatatatatatatatatatatatatatatatatatataattttttttttttttagtgggtagatctttgtgacttggtcatttcaaaagtagctcgcgagctgaaaaagtttgggcacccctgcagGAGATGGTCAAAATAGTTTAAACACAAGGTGAAAATTTTGAACATATGAGAATTTCCTTGGTGCTTGATGATTGCTCACCATCTCTATTGTAGTTCATATGGATTCCTGGACCTGGTTTAAAGGACTGGGAAGAGAAAAGGCCTTGCCCGAAGCATACAATTGTCCAAAATAAAGTTAGGTGTATTGATGAATATGTTAAATGGGACGTGcattagtgttggctcgtgagtgaacgattcgttcaaaggaACGAatcctttcagtgaacgagagtgaacgaatcaagtgattcgttctttttcagttcatatgacttcaaccagtaggtgtcggtaatgcccattgaagctggtgccacctcgctgtaaaacaaaacgaagaagaaaatgacgtaacttcccgttcacgaacgagtcgtgaattgcatttccctttaaagaaccactcactgaaacaccacttcttttatgcgcgttttctccaagctaacggctaactttattgcatgcgCCGTTATGTTGTTCCCACGAGATGACGGGATGTTGTAATatagagaaaaatgtgtgcgttgccgttgtttacttgtttttttctggtcTATTGCTtagttgtgtgtgttattgaagtaaaaaaaaaaaaaaggatcagtgtgtgtgtgtgggggggggacgattgtttgaacgaatcttttgagtgaactgattctaaagagtcagttcacttaaaagaacaggaatgcacatcactaacgTGTATCCCATTTATGATGCTCCACGGCTTCAGTTTGAATCAACAGTGCCCCTTAGTGGCGGGGATGTCAAACTACAACATGAACAAAACGTCAG
The sequence above is drawn from the Syngnathus acus chromosome 14, fSynAcu1.2, whole genome shotgun sequence genome and encodes:
- the LOC119133758 gene encoding adapter molecule crk-like, whose product is MAGNFDAEDRASWFWGRLSRQEAVSLLQGQRHGVFLVRDSITSPGDYVLSVSENSKVSHYIINSISTNRLSGSGVAPPRYRIGDQEFEALPALLEFYKIHYLDTTTLIEPITKSKHMGFISSAGVPPQQSEEVEFVRALFDFLGNDDEDLPFRKGDILRVLEKPEEQWWSAANQEGRAGMIPVPYVEKYRPASPTAAGPGAPLGGTGQAGQVGGTVVGADGTGPPQALGDPGQYAQPVVATQLPNLQNGPVYARAIQKRVPNAYDKTALALEVGDMVKVTKINVNGQWEGECKGKRGHFPFTHVRLLEQHQADDES
- the LOC119133757 gene encoding smoothelin-like protein 2 — protein: MDQGAKGAEEKMVSKALDEFNTTLQAAVREVHMDVSAFKQRMERRIEEMSASSGPMAEAVGRLQEENLQLRSKLEALSRLVESLAGVQIDRNSPTNAKKKEQGLGNGLVEEEMRYGNQGGQRGQVALATSGTLPPWRTKELNGMGASAEKHVGSAELQNRKQECVAQSHMSVTSRTSAMSVQENFDSPTEPHLPISAVTRVGSEAPVVLKTTTETTIKSKSSGSKELASHLPLSRSNPDTSPAPKSVQTPSLSQKAGEYPFRRDVSEVKSQSSLSTSVQSGVESPPIASAIASQEPVKPGDYPFKRAPVLKTPSPILKRSVSFPQPAEKLLPSKSIIKPGFAPSFEKKANSPPVEAKQDVSKSNTLPRAGGAQAKRALFERMNSEPIKPKDSKPKLKRSQSFGVSSASGIKQILLEWCRSKTIGYKNIDIQNFSSSWSDGMAFCALVHSFFPLEFEYNTLNPANRKQNLQMAFTTAETQADCLRLIEVDDMLEMGDKPDPMCVFTYVQSLYNHLKTFE